In Chryseobacterium gleum, a single genomic region encodes these proteins:
- a CDS encoding sigma-54-dependent transcriptional regulator, with translation MQKILIVEDEKAISGVLHSILSDELTDYEFVIAEDGLEGYKQVEKEDFALVISDIKMPKLSGTELLKQSLALKPETTFIMISGHADIDSAVSCLKEGAYDFISKPIDINRLITSVKNALVKETLKKENKNLQTENKTLKKKVSKKYQMIGTSPALQKIQDMIEKVAASDARVLITGPNGAGKELVAHAIHNQSERARGPMVEVNCAAIPSELIESELFGHVKGSFTGAIKDKQGKFEQANGGTIFLDEIGDMSLIAQAKVLRALQESKVSPVGSDKEIKVDVRVIAATNKNMQKEIEEGKFREDLYHRLSVIEIYVPPLDERKEDIKLLVEHFAGMIADEHGTAAKKFDDKAIDALKALSWTGNIRELRNVVERLIILGGNTVSESDVASFVRK, from the coding sequence ATGCAAAAAATCCTTATAGTAGAAGACGAAAAAGCAATCTCGGGAGTACTTCACAGTATTCTTTCGGATGAACTAACCGATTATGAATTTGTTATTGCCGAAGACGGCCTTGAAGGTTACAAACAGGTAGAAAAAGAAGATTTCGCACTGGTGATTTCTGATATCAAAATGCCTAAGCTTTCAGGAACGGAGCTTTTGAAACAAAGTCTTGCATTAAAACCAGAAACTACTTTTATCATGATCTCAGGGCACGCAGACATCGATTCTGCCGTTTCCTGTTTGAAAGAAGGAGCATATGATTTTATTTCCAAACCAATTGATATCAACAGGCTTATTACAAGTGTGAAAAATGCATTGGTAAAGGAAACTCTGAAAAAAGAAAACAAGAATCTTCAGACTGAAAATAAAACCTTAAAGAAAAAAGTAAGCAAAAAGTACCAGATGATCGGTACCTCTCCTGCTCTTCAGAAAATCCAGGATATGATCGAAAAGGTAGCTGCGTCTGACGCCAGAGTACTGATCACAGGACCTAACGGTGCGGGAAAAGAATTGGTAGCCCATGCTATCCACAATCAAAGTGAGCGTGCAAGAGGCCCAATGGTAGAAGTAAACTGCGCTGCCATTCCATCTGAACTTATTGAATCTGAACTTTTCGGTCACGTAAAAGGTTCTTTTACGGGTGCTATTAAGGATAAACAGGGAAAATTTGAACAGGCTAACGGTGGTACTATTTTCCTTGATGAAATTGGAGATATGAGCCTTATCGCTCAGGCTAAGGTATTGAGAGCACTGCAGGAAAGCAAAGTTTCACCTGTAGGAAGTGATAAAGAAATTAAAGTTGACGTAAGAGTAATTGCGGCAACCAATAAAAATATGCAGAAAGAAATAGAAGAAGGGAAATTCAGAGAAGACCTTTATCACAGACTTTCTGTAATTGAAATTTATGTTCCGCCATTGGATGAAAGAAAGGAAGATATCAAGTTATTGGTTGAGCACTTTGCGGGAATGATTGCTGATGAGCATGGTACTGCTGCAAAGAAGTTTGACGATAAAGCTATTGACGCTTTAAAAGCCCTTTCATGGACAGGGAATATCAGGGAATTAAGAAATGTTGTTGAAAGATTGATTATTCTTGGTGGAAATACTGTTTCAGAAAGCGACGTTGCAAGTTTTGTAAGGAAATAA
- the era gene encoding GTPase Era, which yields MHKAGFVNIVGKPNAGKSTLLNQLMGEKLAIVTQKAQTTRHRIFGIYNEDDLQIVFSDTPGVLDPKYGLQEKMMDFVKDSLQDADVFLFIVDVTDKAEPSEFLIEKLNKIPVPVLLLLNKVDQTDQAGLEKLVEEWHNRIPKAEILPISALNAFNTEVILPKIKSLLPENPPYYDKDQFTDKPERFFVNETIREKILLNYDKEIPYSVEVVTEQFKEKEGIIFIDSIIYVERDTQKGIIIGHKGEAIKKVGTEARLDLEKFFTKKIHLNLFVKVKKDWRKNDRDLKNFGYR from the coding sequence ATGCACAAAGCTGGATTTGTAAATATAGTTGGAAAGCCCAATGCCGGAAAATCGACTTTGCTTAACCAATTAATGGGTGAAAAGCTGGCGATTGTAACGCAGAAAGCGCAGACAACCCGTCACAGAATTTTTGGTATTTATAATGAAGATGATCTTCAGATCGTATTTTCTGATACTCCAGGAGTATTGGACCCAAAATACGGGCTGCAGGAAAAAATGATGGACTTTGTAAAAGACTCTCTGCAGGATGCTGATGTTTTCCTGTTTATTGTAGATGTTACCGATAAAGCAGAACCGTCAGAATTTTTAATTGAGAAACTGAATAAAATTCCTGTACCTGTCCTTCTTCTGCTGAATAAAGTAGATCAGACGGATCAGGCAGGTCTTGAGAAATTGGTGGAAGAGTGGCACAACAGAATTCCAAAGGCGGAAATTTTGCCTATTTCTGCTTTGAATGCTTTCAATACAGAAGTGATTCTTCCTAAAATAAAATCGTTACTTCCTGAGAATCCTCCTTACTACGATAAAGATCAGTTCACAGACAAGCCTGAAAGGTTTTTTGTTAATGAGACCATCCGTGAGAAAATTCTTCTGAATTATGATAAAGAAATTCCATACTCTGTAGAAGTGGTTACAGAGCAGTTCAAGGAGAAAGAAGGAATTATCTTTATTGATTCTATTATTTATGTAGAAAGAGATACCCAGAAAGGAATTATTATCGGCCACAAAGGGGAAGCTATCAAAAAAGTAGGAACTGAAGCAAGATTGGACCTTGAAAAATTCTTTACTAAAAAAATCCATTTAAACTTATTTGTAAAAGTGAAAAAAGACTGGAGAAAGAATGACAGGGATCTCAAAAATTTCGGTTACAGATAA
- a CDS encoding DoxX family protein, translating into MNYNNSNSGSIPKDIVLLVVRVFVGFAMLSHGFPKLQMLLEGGKIEFFDFMGLGPQVSLILTVFAEFVCSILLILGLFTRVALGFLIFTMIIAGFIVHGADPFEKRELALVYLSVYLLLMVIGAGKVSVDHMIEKRKRASDW; encoded by the coding sequence ATGAACTATAATAATTCAAATTCAGGCTCAATACCTAAAGATATTGTTTTATTGGTGGTGAGAGTATTTGTCGGTTTTGCAATGCTTTCTCATGGTTTTCCAAAGCTTCAGATGCTATTGGAAGGTGGTAAAATCGAGTTTTTCGATTTTATGGGACTGGGACCACAGGTATCGCTAATTCTTACGGTTTTTGCTGAATTTGTTTGTTCTATACTACTTATATTAGGACTTTTTACAAGAGTTGCTTTGGGATTCCTGATTTTTACCATGATCATTGCTGGTTTTATAGTGCATGGTGCAGATCCTTTTGAAAAGAGAGAACTGGCACTGGTCTATCTGTCTGTTTATCTTCTGCTCATGGTAATAGGAGCCGGAAAAGTTTCCGTAGATCATATGATAGAAAAAAGAAAAAGAGCTTCAGACTGGTAA
- a CDS encoding MATE family efflux transporter — protein MSFLNKNYTKECLTLALPVMLTQVGQVSVNLFDNIIVGKLLGADALASVSLGNAVFFSIFVLALGFSFAIPPLVSEAHSREDHATINSVFSHGFIINMSVGIILMAILLLGMPLLYHSGQPAKIIPDTVSFLSIMVISMIPFMAFQTLREVSEGLSYTIGVTKATIIANIINIALNYVFIKGLWGIPPMGVKGSALATLISRIFMVVFLYFVLLKEKRTRRYIKDFSLKIQGFSKQMFDKMVKLGLPTALQMFFEVTAFAGAAFICGLISAHDIASHQIALSMASFTFNLCVGFSVASTVMIGRKLGEQNFVELRKVGINNLKIAFIFMCICGLVFILGRNILPTFFTKKEEVEVIALAAKLMIIAALFQLSDGIQVTALGMLRGLQDVKIPSIYTFIAYWVITIPLGYFFCVTLKMGAFGMWIALGLGLTVSAVFLVKRFLNMSAKRIKQNMQTKAQ, from the coding sequence ATGAGCTTTTTAAACAAAAACTATACGAAGGAATGCCTGACTCTGGCTCTGCCTGTGATGCTTACCCAGGTAGGGCAGGTTTCAGTAAACTTATTCGATAATATTATTGTCGGAAAATTATTGGGTGCCGATGCGCTGGCATCCGTTTCATTGGGAAATGCTGTATTTTTCTCCATATTTGTATTGGCCCTTGGATTTTCATTTGCCATCCCGCCGCTGGTTTCGGAGGCACACTCCAGAGAAGATCATGCTACGATCAACTCTGTGTTCAGCCACGGTTTTATCATCAATATGTCTGTCGGGATTATTCTGATGGCCATTTTACTGCTGGGAATGCCACTGCTCTATCATTCAGGGCAGCCTGCCAAGATTATTCCTGATACAGTAAGCTTCTTAAGCATCATGGTGATCAGTATGATTCCATTTATGGCATTTCAGACGCTTCGTGAAGTATCTGAAGGACTATCATACACGATTGGGGTTACAAAAGCAACCATTATTGCCAATATCATCAATATTGCCTTGAATTATGTTTTCATCAAAGGACTTTGGGGGATTCCGCCGATGGGTGTAAAAGGATCAGCTTTGGCGACTCTGATTTCCAGAATTTTCATGGTTGTTTTCCTTTATTTTGTATTGCTTAAAGAAAAAAGAACAAGACGTTATATTAAAGATTTTTCTTTAAAAATTCAGGGCTTTTCAAAACAGATGTTTGATAAGATGGTGAAACTTGGACTGCCTACAGCTTTACAGATGTTCTTTGAAGTAACAGCTTTTGCCGGAGCAGCATTTATCTGCGGGTTGATTTCTGCCCACGATATTGCTTCTCACCAGATTGCACTAAGCATGGCTTCATTCACCTTTAACCTGTGTGTTGGGTTCAGTGTTGCCTCTACGGTAATGATTGGAAGAAAGTTGGGAGAACAGAACTTTGTTGAGCTGAGAAAAGTAGGAATCAACAACTTGAAGATCGCCTTTATTTTCATGTGCATCTGCGGGTTGGTGTTTATTTTAGGTAGAAATATACTCCCGACTTTCTTTACGAAAAAAGAAGAAGTGGAAGTTATTGCCCTGGCTGCAAAGCTTATGATTATTGCAGCGTTGTTCCAGCTTTCTGACGGAATCCAGGTAACAGCTCTGGGAATGCTGAGAGGACTACAAGACGTTAAAATACCGTCTATTTATACTTTTATTGCCTATTGGGTGATTACAATTCCATTGGGATATTTCTTCTGTGTTACCTTAAAAATGGGTGCATTCGGAATGTGGATCGCACTGGGACTAGGACTGACAGTATCTGCAGTTTTCCTCGTAAAACGATTTTTAAACATGTCCGCAAAACGAATTAAGCAGAATATGCAGACAAAAGCACAATAA
- a CDS encoding HAD family hydrolase translates to MNNHITTIAFDADDTLWINEPYFQEAEKEFCMLLENYLPQHSVSQELFKTEMQNLHLYGYGVKGFMLCMIETISRVSNNTAPLELVNKAIQLGQEQLQKPIELLDGVTETLESLKGKYRLVVATKGDLLDQERKLKKSGLQEYFHHIEIMSDKKEHDYKKLLKHLDCKPENFMMLGNSIKSDVLPVLEIGGFAAHIPYHITWSHEQHDVNLEHPSFMELKSVDEILKYL, encoded by the coding sequence ATGAATAATCATATCACAACCATTGCATTTGATGCTGATGATACCCTTTGGATCAATGAACCGTATTTTCAGGAAGCGGAAAAAGAGTTTTGCATGCTGCTCGAAAATTACCTTCCACAGCATTCTGTATCACAGGAATTATTTAAAACAGAAATGCAGAATCTTCATTTATATGGTTACGGGGTAAAAGGTTTTATGCTGTGCATGATTGAAACCATCAGCAGGGTTTCCAATAATACGGCGCCATTGGAACTGGTTAATAAAGCTATACAATTGGGACAGGAACAGCTTCAGAAACCCATTGAACTCCTGGATGGAGTTACAGAAACTCTTGAAAGCTTAAAAGGAAAATACAGGCTTGTTGTAGCCACCAAAGGAGATCTTCTGGATCAGGAACGGAAACTGAAAAAATCAGGATTACAGGAGTATTTCCATCACATAGAAATTATGAGTGATAAAAAGGAGCATGATTATAAAAAGCTTCTGAAGCACCTTGACTGCAAACCTGAAAATTTTATGATGCTTGGAAATTCTATTAAATCAGATGTTTTGCCGGTGTTGGAAATCGGAGGTTTTGCAGCTCACATCCCTTATCATATCACATGGAGCCATGAACAGCATGATGTTAACCTGGAACATCCGAGTTTTATGGAGCTTAAGAGTGTTGATGAGATTCTGAAATATCTTTAA
- a CDS encoding bacteriocin-like protein has product MKNLRKLTKRNLKTIIGGNAPLCDTGYVACIVARTPTGSPIWDCLPSCRP; this is encoded by the coding sequence ATGAAAAATTTACGCAAACTAACAAAGAGAAATCTAAAGACTATTATCGGAGGAAATGCTCCATTATGTGATACAGGATATGTAGCTTGTATAGTTGCCAGAACACCAACAGGTTCTCCTATATGGGATTGCTTGCCTTCTTGCAGACCTTAA
- a CDS encoding GLPGLI family protein, producing MKKTLIFLALYAGSFFQSQTNRFTYELQYRKNPSQQYLITLMNLDVSPGSVKFYDKGFADYDEKNKHANQQISRYSTKTDQVVERKPDSFKNNWYRDFFDYFVVKTNDEMKWQIIQETKEYNGYKLQKASTDFGGRTWNAWFSNEVNIQEGPYKFRGLPGLIFILEDTDQNFVYKLINNEKLTTDYDTQDFVETHYGKLAIPITNEKFNKYIEDIYQNPTRIFSERIQNGEKSNFKNETIESVEELNKKKEMLQNGIKGRYIYIEKDKQPEFN from the coding sequence ATGAAAAAAACACTGATTTTCCTTGCCTTATATGCAGGTTCTTTTTTCCAATCTCAAACTAACAGATTTACTTACGAACTTCAGTACCGCAAAAATCCATCACAGCAATATTTAATAACCCTTATGAATCTGGATGTCAGTCCCGGGTCTGTCAAATTTTATGATAAAGGCTTTGCTGATTATGATGAAAAAAATAAACATGCAAATCAGCAGATTTCCCGGTACAGTACGAAAACAGACCAGGTGGTGGAAAGAAAACCGGATTCTTTTAAAAATAACTGGTACAGAGATTTTTTTGATTATTTTGTGGTAAAAACAAATGATGAAATGAAATGGCAGATCATTCAGGAGACTAAAGAATACAATGGGTATAAGCTTCAGAAAGCCAGTACAGATTTCGGAGGCAGAACCTGGAACGCCTGGTTTTCCAACGAAGTGAATATACAGGAAGGTCCTTATAAATTCAGAGGTCTTCCCGGTCTCATCTTTATCTTGGAAGACACGGATCAAAACTTTGTCTATAAACTGATTAATAATGAAAAACTTACTACAGACTACGATACCCAAGATTTTGTAGAAACGCATTACGGCAAACTGGCTATCCCGATAACCAATGAGAAATTTAATAAATACATTGAGGACATCTACCAAAATCCTACAAGAATTTTTTCCGAGAGGATACAGAACGGAGAAAAGAGTAACTTTAAAAATGAAACGATAGAATCTGTAGAAGAACTCAATAAAAAAAAGGAAATGCTCCAAAACGGAATCAAGGGCCGTTATATCTATATTGAAAAAGATAAACAACCTGAATTCAACTGA
- a CDS encoding Crp/Fnr family transcriptional regulator: MNIDQILDQIYLLPEASKNSLKKYITEVSHPKGFCLMEADKVVPYLYFIRKGIARAYSSTSENDITFWFGSEGQCILSMKSYVEDKPGYESIELLEDCDLYRMETENLKKLFNEDIHIANWGRKLAEAEMIKSEELIISRQFKTSLERYKDIMTYQPELLKRVQLGYIASYLGITQVSLSRIRAEIK; the protein is encoded by the coding sequence ATGAATATAGACCAGATTCTTGACCAGATTTACCTTCTTCCTGAAGCATCAAAAAACAGTTTAAAAAAGTATATCACTGAAGTTTCGCATCCTAAAGGTTTCTGCCTGATGGAAGCAGATAAAGTGGTTCCCTATCTGTATTTTATCAGGAAAGGAATTGCACGTGCCTATTCTTCAACGTCTGAAAATGATATTACATTCTGGTTTGGAAGCGAAGGCCAATGTATATTATCCATGAAAAGCTATGTAGAGGATAAGCCCGGCTATGAAAGTATAGAACTTCTGGAAGACTGCGATTTGTACAGAATGGAAACGGAGAACCTCAAAAAACTCTTTAATGAGGATATTCATATCGCTAACTGGGGACGAAAACTGGCAGAAGCTGAAATGATCAAATCCGAGGAACTGATCATTTCCAGACAGTTCAAAACCTCTTTGGAACGTTATAAGGATATTATGACCTATCAGCCTGAATTGCTTAAGAGGGTTCAGCTGGGTTATATTGCGTCTTATCTTGGAATTACCCAGGTAAGTTTGAGCAGAATAAGGGCGGAGATAAAATAA
- a CDS encoding GNAT family N-acetyltransferase codes for MEKLKFRNAELSDLNKIVAIYNSTIASRMVTADMEEVSVESKLKWFEEHNPQTRPLWVVEDEQNQVIGWVSFSSFHERAAYKGTVEVSIYLDESCRGKGYGKTILQYCIDNAEKFGVLNLVALIFLHNEPSLKLFRHFGFEDWGNLPNVAVLDGIERSLVILGRRIS; via the coding sequence ATGGAAAAATTAAAGTTCAGGAATGCTGAATTGTCAGATTTGAACAAAATCGTAGCCATTTATAATTCAACAATTGCCTCAAGGATGGTCACTGCAGACATGGAAGAAGTTTCTGTGGAAAGCAAGCTAAAATGGTTTGAAGAGCATAATCCTCAGACAAGACCGCTTTGGGTAGTTGAAGATGAACAGAATCAGGTCATTGGATGGGTAAGCTTCAGTTCATTCCATGAAAGAGCAGCATACAAGGGTACGGTAGAGGTAAGCATTTATCTGGATGAGTCCTGCAGAGGAAAAGGATATGGGAAAACCATTCTGCAGTATTGTATTGATAACGCAGAGAAATTTGGAGTACTTAATCTGGTTGCCCTTATTTTCCTTCACAATGAACCCAGCTTAAAGCTCTTCAGGCATTTCGGATTTGAAGATTGGGGAAACCTTCCTAATGTAGCAGTTTTGGACGGAATAGAAAGAAGCCTGGTCATATTGGGAAGAAGAATTAGTTAA
- a CDS encoding S9 family peptidase: MKIKLTICLLAFLNFYDAQENITYQKPSAEILKLADYERPPVVLMNSKKDWVVFTYRPTYKTLEDLSQNEMKLGGLRINPVTNISSSMTYSNNLKIRKINDKNEIQVKNLPSNPKIAYVSFSPDEKKLAFTNTTNKGVELWIVDMETASAKKITADNLNANLGMPYLWYNDSQSFLIRTLPQNRPALIDAAKDLPTGPIVSTADGKVSQNRTYQDLLKNPQDEKNFETLTASELYNVDLTGNLKKFKDQDMFAGLSFSPDGNYLMATVIKKPFSYIVPLSRFPSATIVYDMKGNAVKTVNEVPLNEIMPKGFSSVRTGKRDMTWRNDAPATLTYAEALDGGDQSKAADYRDEIFTWEAPFTAAPKSFFKTKQRYEDVVWTNDHYAIVSEGWYDTRNTKSYLIDLTNGESKVFDDRNYQDVYSDPGNFNTTKNQYGRYVVDMKGGKAYLIGDGFTKDGQHPFIDEMDVKSLKKKRLYTSNLKNAKETIVDILNPSKGEILTTQQSPSQYPNYFKKNIKSNKAEAVTNFANPFESIKDVYKEVITYKRNDGVTLTGTLYLPANYDRKAKKEKLPLLIWAYPTEYKDKNTAGQNTQNPNEFTFPYYGSFVYWTTKGYAVLDDAAFPIIGEGKTEPNDTFIPQLVANAAAAIDAVDHLGYIDRKKVAVGGHSYGAFMTANLLTHSDLFACGIARSGAYNRTLTPFGFQSEQRNYWDVPEIYNTMSPFMHADKMKTPLLLIHGDADNNPGTFTLQTERYFQALKNLGAPVKMVLLPKEAHGYQAKENILHLLWEQDQFLEKCLKK; this comes from the coding sequence ATGAAGATAAAACTGACTATTTGCCTTCTGGCATTTCTCAATTTTTACGATGCACAGGAAAATATTACGTACCAGAAACCTTCTGCTGAGATTTTAAAGCTTGCAGACTATGAAAGGCCTCCAGTTGTTCTGATGAACAGCAAAAAAGACTGGGTAGTTTTTACGTATCGTCCAACATATAAAACACTGGAAGATCTGAGCCAGAATGAAATGAAGCTTGGCGGACTCAGAATCAACCCGGTTACCAATATCTCAAGCAGCATGACCTACTCAAATAATCTGAAGATCAGAAAGATCAATGATAAAAATGAGATTCAGGTAAAAAATCTGCCTTCCAATCCGAAAATTGCATACGTTTCGTTTTCTCCGGATGAAAAGAAACTCGCTTTTACCAATACAACCAATAAAGGCGTAGAGCTTTGGATTGTAGATATGGAAACCGCTTCTGCAAAAAAAATTACAGCTGATAATCTGAATGCCAATTTAGGAATGCCTTATTTATGGTATAATGATTCTCAAAGCTTTCTGATCAGAACACTTCCGCAAAACAGACCGGCCCTTATAGATGCAGCCAAAGATCTTCCTACAGGCCCGATTGTTTCAACGGCTGATGGTAAAGTTTCCCAGAACAGAACATACCAGGATCTTCTGAAAAATCCTCAGGACGAAAAAAACTTTGAAACACTTACTGCTTCTGAACTCTATAATGTAGACCTTACAGGAAATCTTAAGAAATTCAAAGATCAGGATATGTTTGCAGGCTTAAGTTTTTCTCCTGACGGAAATTACCTGATGGCTACCGTAATTAAAAAACCTTTTTCCTATATCGTGCCGCTTAGCAGATTCCCATCAGCAACGATTGTATATGATATGAAAGGAAATGCTGTAAAAACAGTGAATGAAGTTCCTTTGAATGAAATCATGCCGAAAGGATTTTCATCAGTAAGAACCGGAAAGAGAGATATGACATGGAGAAATGATGCTCCCGCAACTCTTACCTATGCTGAAGCTCTGGACGGAGGTGATCAGTCAAAAGCAGCAGATTACAGAGATGAGATATTTACTTGGGAAGCACCTTTTACTGCAGCTCCGAAATCTTTCTTTAAAACAAAGCAGAGATATGAAGATGTAGTCTGGACAAATGACCATTATGCCATTGTTTCTGAAGGCTGGTACGATACAAGAAATACAAAATCATACCTGATAGATCTTACTAACGGAGAATCTAAAGTTTTTGATGACAGGAATTATCAGGATGTTTACAGCGATCCCGGGAACTTTAACACAACGAAAAACCAATACGGGAGATATGTAGTGGATATGAAAGGCGGAAAAGCTTACCTGATAGGAGATGGCTTTACCAAAGATGGTCAGCACCCGTTCATAGATGAAATGGATGTTAAATCATTGAAGAAGAAAAGGCTTTATACTTCTAACCTTAAAAATGCAAAAGAGACCATCGTAGATATTCTTAATCCTTCAAAAGGTGAGATTTTAACCACTCAGCAGTCTCCAAGCCAGTATCCGAATTATTTTAAAAAGAATATTAAATCAAATAAAGCGGAAGCTGTAACCAACTTTGCAAATCCTTTTGAAAGTATCAAAGACGTTTACAAAGAAGTGATTACTTATAAAAGAAATGATGGTGTTACTTTAACAGGAACTCTTTATCTTCCCGCTAATTACGACAGAAAGGCGAAAAAAGAAAAACTACCTTTACTGATCTGGGCTTATCCGACAGAATATAAAGACAAAAATACAGCAGGGCAGAACACCCAAAACCCTAATGAATTCACATTCCCATATTACGGATCTTTCGTATACTGGACCACGAAAGGATATGCTGTGCTTGATGATGCTGCTTTCCCTATTATTGGTGAAGGAAAAACGGAACCGAATGATACGTTTATCCCGCAGTTGGTAGCCAATGCAGCAGCAGCCATTGATGCTGTGGATCATCTTGGGTATATTGACAGGAAGAAAGTGGCTGTAGGAGGACATTCATACGGCGCTTTCATGACGGCAAACCTTCTGACCCATTCTGATCTTTTTGCATGCGGAATTGCAAGAAGTGGTGCTTATAACAGAACGCTGACACCTTTTGGATTCCAGAGTGAGCAGAGAAATTACTGGGATGTTCCGGAAATTTACAATACGATGTCTCCGTTTATGCATGCAGATAAAATGAAGACTCCGCTTCTTCTGATACATGGCGATGCAGATAACAATCCGGGAACTTTCACTTTACAGACTGAAAGATACTTCCAGGCATTGAAAAATCTGGGTGCTCCTGTAAAAATGGTCCTTCTTCCAAAAGAAGCCCACGGATATCAGGCAAAAGAAAATATCTTACACCTTTTATGGGAACAGGATCAGTTCCTTGAAAAGTGTCTGAAGAAATAA
- a CDS encoding YggS family pyridoxal phosphate-dependent enzyme yields the protein MSIKENYNAIKNQLPSTVQLVAVSKTHPASAVQEVYDLGQKVFGENKVQELMEKAPLLPQDIQWHLIGHLQTNKVKYIAPFIDTIQSVDSEKVLAEINKEAGKNNRIIKVLLQVKIAAEESKFGLDISEARDLFGKYRDGQFPNVEITGLMGMATFTDDEQQVRNEFLILKGLFDEFNQLKALNTLSMGMSDDFPIAIECGANSVRVGSAIFGRRDYSK from the coding sequence ATGAGTATTAAAGAGAACTATAACGCAATAAAAAACCAGCTGCCATCCACTGTGCAGCTGGTTGCTGTTTCTAAAACACATCCAGCATCCGCCGTTCAGGAAGTTTATGATCTTGGACAAAAAGTTTTCGGAGAAAATAAGGTTCAGGAACTGATGGAAAAAGCTCCCCTTCTTCCTCAGGACATCCAATGGCATCTGATTGGCCATTTACAGACCAACAAAGTAAAATATATTGCTCCTTTTATAGATACTATACAAAGTGTGGATTCTGAAAAAGTATTGGCAGAAATCAATAAAGAAGCAGGAAAAAATAACAGAATCATTAAAGTTCTTTTACAGGTAAAAATTGCGGCTGAAGAAAGCAAGTTCGGACTTGACATTTCAGAAGCCAGAGACCTGTTCGGGAAATATAGGGATGGGCAGTTTCCTAATGTTGAAATTACCGGCTTAATGGGAATGGCTACATTCACGGATGATGAACAGCAGGTACGAAATGAGTTTTTAATCCTGAAAGGTCTTTTTGATGAATTCAATCAATTAAAAGCATTAAATACCTTATCTATGGGAATGAGTGATGATTTCCCAATAGCGATTGAATGCGGAGCTAACTCTGTGAGGGTTGGATCTGCCATTTTTGGAAGAAGAGACTATTCAAAATAG
- a CDS encoding Crp/Fnr family transcriptional regulator: MLRTNQTFLSYFEALYHKQESGRDILLKTYPRGEQILVQGQFILKPMIIKEGITKCYFTEENGKEYIVEFSGSGEIVGEIEMIKNTPCLCSIETLTEVSVYEIAIPYFRFLLKNDIALNNLLLDIFAERIINTSSRASYQQLYTTEHTLTQLLKMQAKEGIQISKEDMAAYLGITVRSLNRILKDLK, from the coding sequence ATGTTACGCACCAATCAGACCTTTTTAAGCTATTTTGAAGCGCTTTATCATAAACAGGAGAGTGGCAGAGATATTCTGTTGAAAACTTATCCCAGGGGAGAGCAGATTCTGGTACAGGGGCAGTTTATTCTCAAGCCTATGATTATTAAGGAAGGAATTACCAAATGCTATTTTACGGAAGAAAACGGAAAAGAATATATCGTAGAGTTTTCCGGAAGCGGTGAAATTGTCGGAGAAATAGAGATGATCAAAAATACACCCTGTTTATGCAGTATCGAAACACTAACTGAAGTTTCCGTCTATGAGATTGCCATTCCGTATTTCAGATTTTTGCTTAAAAATGATATTGCTTTGAATAATTTATTGCTGGATATTTTTGCGGAACGAATTATCAATACTTCCAGCAGGGCATCTTATCAACAGCTTTATACAACAGAGCATACTTTAACACAATTACTGAAAATGCAGGCCAAAGAAGGAATTCAGATTTCAAAAGAAGATATGGCCGCTTACCTGGGAATTACAGTAAGAAGTCTGAATAGAATCTTAAAAGACTTAAAATAA